Proteins encoded together in one Pontiella desulfatans window:
- a CDS encoding sulfatase family protein, whose protein sequence is MMKIKNILGVLLLGAVASFGAEPPPNIVLIFADDLGYGDVGCNGATLVQTPNIDKLAKEGRRFTDAHSSSAVCTPSRYGLLTGEYPMRAGLWGPCPPTSKLLIDTDKLTIAKLLKNKGYETSCFGKWHLGFGTQEADYTKPLRPGPQELGFDYYFGVPVVNSAPPYVYVENDRVVGMTSDDPIVYLGKNAGENATPITPLTEAHGNRVPNWFGGAVEAHKLYNDFELGTTLAARATQWISERKAKPFFLYLATTNIHHPITPAPRFQGTSQCGLYGDFIHELDWMVGEIVKTLEEQGVADNTLIIFTSDNGGMFNHNGQEAFKHGHRQNGDLLGFKFGIWEGGHRVPFIARWPGGIEAGTTSDQLICNVDMLATFAALTGQSLGKEQQADSVNVLPALLGEPDVPLRDHLVLSPRKASHISIRKGKWMYIPAKSSGGFTGGPGKHGAGGPACVSFVGNVNSDIVNGKIKKNAPRDQLYDLEADVNQTRNVVKQHPEVVQEMQALLERYKAQLASDSKSQRK, encoded by the coding sequence ATGATGAAAATAAAAAATATATTGGGTGTGCTTTTGCTGGGAGCGGTTGCGAGTTTCGGAGCGGAGCCGCCGCCGAACATTGTCCTGATCTTTGCCGATGACCTTGGTTATGGCGATGTGGGGTGCAATGGGGCAACCTTGGTGCAGACACCGAATATCGACAAGCTCGCCAAGGAGGGCCGCCGCTTTACGGACGCGCATTCTTCGTCGGCCGTCTGCACACCCTCGCGCTACGGGCTGTTGACGGGCGAGTATCCGATGCGCGCCGGGCTCTGGGGGCCGTGCCCGCCAACCAGTAAACTGCTGATCGATACCGACAAGCTGACGATCGCGAAGCTTCTCAAGAACAAGGGCTACGAAACCTCGTGCTTTGGCAAGTGGCATCTGGGGTTCGGAACCCAAGAAGCCGACTACACGAAGCCGTTACGGCCCGGGCCGCAGGAGCTCGGTTTTGATTATTATTTCGGCGTACCGGTCGTAAACAGCGCTCCGCCGTATGTCTATGTGGAGAATGACCGCGTGGTTGGAATGACGTCCGATGATCCGATTGTTTATCTCGGCAAGAACGCCGGGGAAAACGCGACGCCGATCACCCCGCTCACCGAAGCTCATGGCAACCGGGTGCCAAACTGGTTTGGCGGGGCGGTCGAAGCGCACAAACTCTACAACGATTTCGAGCTCGGGACGACCCTGGCAGCGCGGGCCACCCAATGGATCAGCGAGCGCAAGGCCAAGCCCTTCTTCCTCTATCTGGCGACCACGAACATCCACCATCCGATCACCCCGGCTCCGCGATTCCAAGGCACCAGCCAATGCGGGCTCTACGGCGATTTTATCCATGAGCTGGACTGGATGGTCGGCGAGATCGTGAAGACATTGGAGGAGCAAGGCGTTGCCGACAACACCCTGATCATCTTTACCAGCGATAACGGCGGCATGTTTAATCACAACGGGCAGGAAGCGTTCAAGCACGGGCATCGGCAAAACGGCGATCTGCTCGGCTTTAAGTTCGGCATATGGGAAGGCGGACACCGTGTGCCGTTCATTGCCAGGTGGCCGGGTGGAATCGAAGCGGGAACCACCTCCGATCAATTGATCTGCAATGTGGACATGCTGGCCACCTTTGCCGCGCTGACCGGGCAGTCCCTGGGAAAAGAGCAACAGGCCGATAGCGTGAATGTCCTGCCGGCATTGCTAGGGGAGCCGGACGTGCCGCTGCGCGATCATCTGGTGCTTTCGCCGCGCAAGGCCAGCCACATTTCAATCCGCAAAGGCAAGTGGATGTATATCCCGGCAAAAAGCAGTGGCGGATTCACTGGCGGCCCCGGCAAGCATGGTGCGGGTGGGCCGGCCTGCGTGTCGTTCGTCGGAAATGTGAACAGCGATATTGTGAACGGAAAAATCAAGAAGAACGCCCCGCGCGACCAGCTCTACGATCTGGAAGCCGATGTGAACCAGACCCGGAACGTGGTGAAACAGCATCCCGAAGTTGTCCAGGAGATGCAGGCGTTGCTGGAGCGCTATAAAGCGCAGCTGGCATCCGACTCGAAGAGCCAGAGGAAATGA
- a CDS encoding GH116 family glycosyl-hydrolase: MMKLENMLGLVLLGGALVAQAAMAAGTVFNFNIGEAKNGYETIGTEVWNNTSVGTFSAIQDASGTEQGGVSVGIDLDATTEGYNAKDKNGGGYISAELGGMSRSLVYALKGNKTTTVTISGLGANTLWNLDVFAGLNVAGRNQNISINGGPSKLYTCGNEAGGIYASHAPITFSNISADGNGTLTVGLTGASPSNVSFIQGLTLTSVLDWTPAAVSEQAPNPVASNNDFAKALKAHPELRAHWSFDGNLADATGQATAKADAAVSFAEGVLGQALKVDAQSPASVPQADWLMGKKGSRVTLELFFKVLSAPTGNKDVVLMGQTTGQKVRYLIGVKNDLSALLYRGGQNQSVLTTIHLPTDQPIKVGRWYHLAITSYDLDLRAYIDGYECALTGGAFEFTRNGPKNSTMTFGTTPFASLVTGDILLDEVAVYGEGLSQVEIQNHIKVAGFGDHLNAVGEIVAKVAAERDAVRARKQAAMRADPALTAPGEPRVYEGEHLEAIAFQVGGIGSGSIQFNGKAEPAVWQIAKNFEERRIENCFLAVRAQTQGGQPVVRALQTEAVGPFAAMTSLQFEGEYPFAKYRFEEPALPVQVELEVFNPLIPMDLKNSAIPCAIYTVTARNTSSSPVKLDVLAAQRNALGYTGGAYGMNLNKVVRDGVATMLHMTKQSTAADMVLMTLASGASGVASFDSTASLHSTFSKNGACKGAAQAGPSAKDETLDGALSAPMELAPGETKSVTIALTWYFNNTKHGSGKRSKAMEGEPASGPWSHGGQQYATWWPNAMGVADYLKDHLDDLIARTRRYHDTLYASNLPRWLLDRMSSPLAVLRSQTCWWAADGYFGAWEGSRQNMGSCGGNCTHVWQYAQGHARLFPELGRIMRHQDFAQQKPNGLFPNRHGGGEAAADGFFGTILNTYREHLCSADDEWVKKKWPDVKRAMEFGMEEWDTNHDGYLQNRQHNTLDGKMWGCSSWIGSLYLSALEAAARIADIAGDAKTAAEYRSIRASGQKMQNERLWNGEYYIQEVGVQREQDYLDGCHIDQLLGDWWAGQLGIEPSFPADRSRKAMESLFKYNYLADSHGHSLKPRQYYEVDDGGIKMITWPKNPQPIPGMKYGDEVMTGFEYAAAATMMQNGLQDEGLILFKTIHNRYDGRLRTEGVTDLGVAAWGYSGNPFGDDECGKYYGRSLSSWSALLVLQGFLYDGPAGRIGFRPRWQPENHQSFFTAAEGYGLYSQTLTGNRLEASIELSEGQLRLTEVVLAAPGQPKSVTATLNGKTLESSFSAKNGDVTLKLQQPLTLKDGQQLDVQVDGR, translated from the coding sequence ATGATGAAATTGGAAAACATGCTTGGTTTGGTTTTGCTGGGGGGCGCGTTGGTGGCCCAGGCCGCAATGGCCGCAGGGACGGTGTTCAATTTTAATATCGGTGAAGCCAAAAACGGCTATGAAACCATCGGTACCGAAGTCTGGAACAATACCTCGGTCGGAACCTTTTCGGCGATTCAGGATGCCTCAGGAACGGAGCAGGGCGGCGTAAGTGTCGGCATCGATCTTGACGCCACGACGGAGGGATACAACGCCAAAGACAAGAATGGGGGCGGGTATATCTCTGCCGAGCTTGGCGGCATGAGCCGCTCATTGGTTTACGCGCTCAAAGGAAATAAAACGACCACCGTCACGATCTCAGGCCTCGGCGCCAATACCCTGTGGAACCTGGATGTTTTTGCCGGGTTGAATGTGGCCGGGCGCAACCAGAACATTTCCATCAACGGCGGCCCTTCAAAGCTTTATACCTGTGGCAACGAAGCGGGCGGGATTTATGCATCCCATGCTCCAATTACCTTCAGCAATATCTCTGCAGATGGCAACGGTACGCTGACCGTCGGATTGACTGGGGCATCGCCTTCGAACGTAAGCTTTATTCAGGGCCTCACGCTAACGTCTGTGTTGGATTGGACTCCTGCCGCGGTTTCAGAGCAGGCCCCGAATCCTGTGGCAAGCAACAATGATTTTGCCAAAGCATTGAAGGCACATCCGGAGCTCCGCGCCCACTGGTCGTTCGATGGCAACCTGGCCGATGCCACAGGCCAGGCAACAGCGAAGGCCGATGCCGCTGTGTCCTTTGCGGAGGGCGTGCTTGGCCAAGCGCTGAAGGTGGATGCGCAATCGCCGGCATCCGTGCCGCAGGCGGATTGGCTGATGGGCAAGAAAGGCTCAAGGGTTACGCTGGAACTGTTCTTTAAGGTGCTGTCCGCTCCGACCGGAAACAAGGATGTGGTGCTCATGGGCCAGACGACCGGGCAGAAGGTTCGCTATCTCATCGGCGTCAAAAACGACCTGTCGGCATTGTTGTATCGCGGCGGACAGAATCAGAGTGTACTGACGACGATCCATCTCCCCACCGATCAGCCGATTAAAGTCGGTCGCTGGTACCATTTGGCGATCACCAGTTATGACCTCGACCTGCGCGCCTATATTGACGGTTACGAATGCGCCCTGACCGGCGGAGCGTTTGAGTTCACGCGCAACGGCCCGAAGAACAGCACCATGACGTTTGGAACAACACCCTTTGCATCACTGGTAACCGGAGACATCCTGCTGGACGAAGTCGCCGTTTATGGCGAAGGTTTGAGTCAGGTTGAAATTCAGAACCACATTAAGGTCGCAGGGTTTGGAGATCATCTGAACGCGGTCGGCGAGATTGTTGCCAAGGTCGCGGCGGAGCGCGATGCCGTGCGTGCACGGAAGCAGGCGGCCATGCGGGCCGACCCTGCGCTGACCGCACCGGGTGAACCCCGCGTGTATGAGGGCGAACACCTTGAAGCAATTGCATTCCAGGTCGGTGGCATTGGGTCGGGCTCCATTCAATTTAACGGCAAGGCCGAACCGGCCGTCTGGCAGATCGCCAAAAATTTTGAAGAAAGGCGCATCGAAAACTGCTTCCTGGCCGTGCGGGCGCAGACCCAGGGTGGCCAGCCAGTTGTTCGCGCGTTGCAGACCGAGGCCGTCGGGCCGTTTGCGGCGATGACGTCCCTGCAGTTTGAAGGGGAGTATCCCTTCGCCAAGTACCGTTTCGAAGAGCCCGCGCTTCCGGTGCAGGTTGAACTCGAAGTCTTCAATCCGCTGATTCCAATGGATCTGAAAAACTCCGCCATTCCCTGCGCGATCTATACGGTCACTGCAAGGAACACCTCGTCGTCCCCGGTCAAGCTAGATGTCCTGGCCGCCCAGCGCAATGCGCTTGGTTATACAGGCGGTGCCTATGGGATGAACCTGAACAAGGTTGTGCGCGACGGCGTTGCCACCATGCTGCACATGACCAAACAGTCGACCGCTGCAGACATGGTGCTGATGACCCTGGCGTCCGGGGCGTCCGGCGTTGCGTCCTTCGATTCGACCGCATCGTTGCACAGCACGTTCTCCAAAAACGGTGCCTGCAAGGGCGCGGCGCAGGCCGGGCCTTCCGCGAAGGACGAGACGCTGGATGGCGCGCTGTCGGCACCGATGGAACTCGCCCCCGGCGAAACCAAGTCCGTGACGATTGCGCTGACCTGGTATTTCAACAACACCAAGCATGGCTCGGGCAAACGTTCCAAAGCGATGGAAGGCGAACCGGCCAGCGGGCCGTGGTCGCATGGCGGACAGCAGTATGCAACCTGGTGGCCGAATGCCATGGGCGTAGCCGACTATCTGAAAGACCATCTTGATGACCTGATTGCACGCACCCGCCGGTATCACGACACACTCTATGCATCGAACCTACCGCGCTGGCTGCTTGATCGCATGAGCTCGCCGCTGGCGGTGCTGCGCAGCCAGACCTGCTGGTGGGCCGCCGACGGCTACTTTGGCGCTTGGGAAGGCAGCCGCCAAAATATGGGAAGCTGCGGCGGCAACTGCACGCATGTGTGGCAATATGCCCAGGGCCACGCGCGCCTGTTCCCGGAGCTGGGGCGTATCATGCGCCATCAGGATTTTGCCCAGCAGAAACCGAACGGCCTGTTTCCCAACCGGCATGGCGGCGGCGAAGCGGCGGCCGACGGGTTTTTCGGCACGATCCTAAACACCTACCGCGAGCACTTGTGCAGCGCAGATGACGAATGGGTGAAGAAAAAATGGCCGGATGTGAAGAGGGCGATGGAGTTCGGCATGGAGGAATGGGATACCAACCACGACGGCTACCTGCAGAATCGTCAGCACAACACGCTCGACGGAAAAATGTGGGGCTGCTCCTCGTGGATCGGCAGCCTCTATCTATCCGCGCTCGAAGCCGCTGCCCGCATCGCCGATATTGCCGGCGATGCCAAGACCGCCGCCGAGTACCGCAGCATCCGGGCGTCCGGGCAAAAGATGCAGAACGAACGGTTGTGGAACGGGGAATACTACATTCAGGAAGTCGGTGTGCAACGCGAGCAGGACTATCTGGACGGCTGCCACATCGACCAGCTCCTCGGCGACTGGTGGGCCGGGCAGCTCGGCATCGAGCCCAGCTTCCCGGCGGATCGTTCCCGCAAGGCGATGGAATCGCTGTTTAAATACAACTATCTGGCGGACTCCCATGGCCACTCGCTCAAGCCGCGCCAGTATTATGAAGTGGATGACGGTGGCATCAAAATGATCACCTGGCCGAAGAATCCGCAACCGATCCCGGGCATGAAGTATGGCGATGAAGTGATGACCGGGTTTGAATACGCCGCCGCCGCGACGATGATGCAGAACGGTCTTCAGGATGAAGGGCTGATCCTTTTCAAGACGATCCATAATCGCTACGACGGCCGCCTGCGCACCGAAGGGGTGACCGATCTGGGCGTGGCCGCCTGGGGCTACTCCGGCAACCCGTTCGGCGACGACGAGTGCGGAAAATATTATGGCCGCTCCCTGAGTTCGTGGTCGGCGCTGCTGGTTCTGCAAGGCTTCCTCTACGACGGCCCGGCGGGCCGCATCGGCTTCCGCCCGCGCTGGCAGCCGGAAAACCACCAGAGTTTCTTCACCGCCGCCGAGGGCTACGGGCTCTATTCACAGACCCTGACCGGCAACAGACTGGAAGCATCCATCGAGCTCAGTGAAGGGCAGCTGCGCTTGACTGAAGTCGTTCTGGCTGCTCCGGGACAGCCCAAATCCGTGACGGCGACATTGAACGGGAAAACTCTGGAGTCGAGCTTTAGCGCAAAGAACGGAGACGTAACCTTGAAGTTGCAGCAACCACTGACCCTCAAAGACGGCCAACAGTTGGATGTTCAGGTGGATGGTAGATAA